TACTCGGTTACCCCTTCGGTAAACCAGTGGAGGCTGGTGTACTGCGGGTGGCTGTAGTCGTAGGGCCACAGGGCAGCCGGGCGGATGCTTTTTACATTCCATACATGCCAAAACTCGTGGCTCGTTATGCCATTCAGCTCACTCAGGCTCTGGGGCGTTTCGGCCACGGTGGCAGGCTTGCAGAACATGGCAGATTTGCTGTGCTCCACCGCATGGTGGATGCGGAAGGGTACCAGCCAGTAGATGAAGTGGTAGTCGCCCTCAAAGGGGACCTCGCCAAAGATGGCTACCTGCTCGGCCACAATCTTTTTCACATTCTCGCGGAATGGACTGATAAAGGCCTCGTCCAGCTGCTTGTCTGCCTGGAAGTGCAGGTGATAGGTGTGGCCCTGGTAGTCGAAGCCGAAGCTTTTCAGGCTGGGGCTCAGGATGGTGGGGCTGTCTACCAGCTCGTGGTAGTCTTGGGCATAGAAGGTCTTGGTGGCCACATCGTGGCGCAGGGCAGTGGCTACGGGCCAGCCCTCGGGCCACTGGGGCACCGTCAGGGTGCAGGGCAGCAGGTAGGCCGCATCTTTGTACATCAGCAGGTTGTGCCCATTGAAGTATACCATCTTGTCGTCTACATAGCAGCTGCCGGCATCCTGCGTGTTGGCATAGAAGTGGTAGCGGATGGTGATGTCGCCCTTCCGGGGATTCTCTACCCGCCAGGTACTTTTGTCTGTCTTTTGCCAGCTGAGTGTATTGCCCGCTGCATCCATAGCCTGGAAGCGCGTAACGGAAGCGGCAAAGTCTTGCTCAAAGTAGCGCCCCGGGCGCCATACCGGCAGCTTGAAGTCGGTGTACTTGCCTTTGGTAGCCTCGGTTTGCAGGCTTACTTCATAAGTGTGGTGGTTGCCTGGCAGCCAGCGCAAGGTATAGGCATAGTCATTGGCCATAAGGTGCGAAGCGTGGAAAAGAAGCGAGAAAAGGGAAACAATAAACAAGCGCATGATGCGCGCAAGATAACGAACGCGCCGCTAATCTGCCAAGCCTCGGGCTGGGCAGTGATGCCTGGCCTGGCAGCGGGATTTGCTGCTTGCTTTTGGCATCCGGGTAATCCTTTGGGCTACACAGCATGGCTATTTATACAGAACCCTGGGGTAGGGGTGGCGCCACATGCTGCACCCGCAAAAAAACAAAGGGGGCGAGCACTGCTCACCCCCCTCTTGCCTGATCGTATGCGGACCACTTGTGCTAGATGTCGAATCCAATTACGAGTATGTCATCCGTTTGGGGCTGGGTGCCTCGCCACTGTTCAATGGCCATGTCCAGGGTGTTTTCCAGCACACTGAGGCTCACCTGTTTCTGGCGGATGATAAATTCCTTGAGCCGCTTGCTGCCAAATTTTTGCTCATTCTTTTTGCAAAACTGATCCGTAATGCCGTCGGAGAAGATGAAGCAGCGGTCTCCGGCTTCCAGTTGGATAGACTGGGTGCTAAACTCGTGTTCGCCCGTGTGTAGCAGCGATCCTCCGATGGGCCACCGGTCTGCCTTATACTCCAGCATCTCGCCCTTTCGCAAGATGTAGAGGTTGCGGTTGGCACCGGCATAGTGCAGGGTTTGGGTTTCGGGCTCGTAGCTGGCCAGGGCAATATCCATCCCGTCGGCGCTTTGGCGGCCATCGGCATCCTTGCGTAGCCGGCGCTTTACACGTTCGTTCAGCGCATTCAGGATGCAGCCAGGCGCGGCCTGTGGGTCTTGCAGCACCAGGTTATCCAGCATGTTGTAGCCTAGGGTGGCCAGCATGGCACCCGGAACGCCGTGGCCGGTACAGTCTACGGCTGCTAGCACGACGCGATCGGCCACCTGGTTCAGGTAGTAGAAGTCTCCGCTGATGATGTCTTTTGGGCGGTACATCAGCAGGAAGTCTCTGAAGTTGTCGGTTGCTACCTCTGGGTTGGGTAGGATGGCCTGCTGGATGCGGCTGGCATACAGGATGCTGTCCAGGATGTCTCGGTTCTTTTCTTCGATGATTTCTTTCTGTGCCGTTACTTCCTTGGTGCGAATCTCTACCTTCTGCTCCAGCTGCTCCAGCAGGCGTGCATTGGCCAGGCTAACGGCAGCCTGCTGTGCAAAGAGGTTGACAAACTCTACCCGTTCAGCCGTAAAGTATCCCGTGTCTGAGGTGCGCTCCAGATACAGCAGGCCTATTAGCTCGCTATCGTGCAGCAGGGGTAGGCAGCACATACTGCCGGGGTTAAAGGTCTGCACGTAGGGGTCGGTATCCCAGGGTGGGCTCATGCCTTTGTCCACTACCAGCAGCTGCTCATGGGTGGCAGCCTGGCCCAGCACGACCACAGGCACCCGGTCATTAGCCTCACCCATTTTGAAGCGGATTGCCTCTTGCCTGCCAAATGCATCGAGCGTAAAGGCTGCTCCCTGCTGCGCATCATCCATTAGCACAACCGAGCAGCGTTCGGCTCCGGTGTTTTCTACCAGCAGGCGCGTTATCTGCTGGCACAGTTTATCTACCTGTGTAATGCGGTTTAGCTCTTGGCCCGCGTGGAAAATACCTGCCGTAAGCTGGTTTTTCATGCTGATTTGGCGAGACTGCTTGTAGCTGTTTACGGCCTCTTCGATGGTAAGCAGCAGGTCGTTTTTATCCCAGGGCTTGCTGATAAAGCGGTACAGCTTGGCCTGGTTTATGGCGCGGCCCACGGCCTCGGCACTGGCCTGGCCGGTTAGCAGTATTTTCAGCATTTCGGGCTTCAGCTGGTGTAGCTTTATCAGCAGCTCATCACCTTTCAGGCCGGGCATTAGCTGGTCGCTGATTACCAGGGCCACATCATTGCCCTCGTCCAGCAGCTCGCTGAAGAGCTCCAGGGCCTCGTCCCCGCTCTGGGCTATTTCCACTTCAAACTCATCGCCCAGGTGGTAGTTGAGCTGGCTGATGAGGCTGTCCAGCACCACCTTCTCGTCATCTACACACATAATGACGGGTTTGCTATTTGTTTTGGCAGCTTTGCTCATGGCACTTGGGTTTTAAGTTTGGTAGCGATCAGGGTCATCAGCTCTTCCTTATTCCAGGGCTTGCGCATGAAAATGAAGCCGGGTACAATGGCCTCCAGCTGCCGGATTGCGTCCTCATCGGCCTGGCCACTTAGCATGATGAGCTGGATGGATGGGTACTGCTCGTGCACTTCGCGCAAAAAGGCGTCGCCCTTCTGCTTGGGCATCAGCCAGTCTGATACAATGAGCTGGACTTCGGCTCCGTCTTCTCGTATCTCGTCTACCACCTCCCAGGCCTCGTCTACACTGCTGGCGGCCTCGTAGTCATAGCGATCTCCAAAGGTGGCCTCCAGCTGCGACAGCAGCGAGTCTGTAACGATCTTTTCGTCGTCTACACAGAGTATATAGGGTCTGTTCATAGGTTGTTTCGTTTAGTTTTCTGGCTCGGTTTGAGGGGGTACCTCGTTGTGTACGGATTCGGCAGCAGCGGGGATGCCAGCCTGTGCAATTATCGCATCCACCATCTCCACCTCTTCTGGTATATCCAGCTGGTCGTGGCTGGTGCGGATGGGCAGGCGCACAGTAAAGGTGGTACCACTGGGTCCGGTTTCCACTTCCACCTCGCCACTGTGCTTT
This Bacteroidota bacterium DNA region includes the following protein-coding sequences:
- a CDS encoding SpoIIE family protein phosphatase, whose protein sequence is MSKAAKTNSKPVIMCVDDEKVVLDSLISQLNYHLGDEFEVEIAQSGDEALELFSELLDEGNDVALVISDQLMPGLKGDELLIKLHQLKPEMLKILLTGQASAEAVGRAINQAKLYRFISKPWDKNDLLLTIEEAVNSYKQSRQISMKNQLTAGIFHAGQELNRITQVDKLCQQITRLLVENTGAERCSVVLMDDAQQGAAFTLDAFGRQEAIRFKMGEANDRVPVVVLGQAATHEQLLVVDKGMSPPWDTDPYVQTFNPGSMCCLPLLHDSELIGLLYLERTSDTGYFTAERVEFVNLFAQQAAVSLANARLLEQLEQKVEIRTKEVTAQKEIIEEKNRDILDSILYASRIQQAILPNPEVATDNFRDFLLMYRPKDIISGDFYYLNQVADRVVLAAVDCTGHGVPGAMLATLGYNMLDNLVLQDPQAAPGCILNALNERVKRRLRKDADGRQSADGMDIALASYEPETQTLHYAGANRNLYILRKGEMLEYKADRWPIGGSLLHTGEHEFSTQSIQLEAGDRCFIFSDGITDQFCKKNEQKFGSKRLKEFIIRQKQVSLSVLENTLDMAIEQWRGTQPQTDDILVIGFDI
- a CDS encoding response regulator, producing the protein MNRPYILCVDDEKIVTDSLLSQLEATFGDRYDYEAASSVDEAWEVVDEIREDGAEVQLIVSDWLMPKQKGDAFLREVHEQYPSIQLIMLSGQADEDAIRQLEAIVPGFIFMRKPWNKEELMTLIATKLKTQVP